One window from the genome of Leptospira ryugenii encodes:
- a CDS encoding response regulator transcription factor, which yields MDTKKIRIGIVENDEYFLDEVRDTLSQIECVSEVLSWNSAEVFLRDPKHKTLDILFLDIMLPGMNGMDVVKHLTEKSEGIKVVMLTNMNSDEMIFNSIKNGALGYLFKSELGEMSHIIDVIVKGGAMITPTIALRVFSNFRRPVDKPQIYLTDREKQILELLVKGKTVASLAKFLDLSEHTIHGYVKSIYKKLQVHNRSELALKVQEYSIL from the coding sequence ATGGATACTAAAAAGATAAGAATCGGAATCGTAGAGAACGATGAGTATTTTTTGGATGAAGTAAGGGATACTCTATCTCAGATAGAATGTGTTTCCGAGGTTCTCTCTTGGAATTCTGCTGAAGTCTTTTTACGAGATCCAAAACACAAAACATTAGATATATTATTTTTAGATATTATGTTACCTGGGATGAATGGAATGGATGTTGTTAAACACCTAACAGAAAAATCTGAAGGTATTAAAGTAGTAATGCTTACCAATATGAACTCGGATGAGATGATTTTTAATTCGATAAAGAATGGTGCGCTTGGCTATTTATTCAAATCAGAATTGGGGGAAATGAGCCATATCATTGACGTTATTGTAAAGGGAGGTGCCATGATCACTCCTACAATTGCGCTTCGAGTGTTTAGTAACTTTAGAAGGCCTGTTGATAAACCTCAGATCTATCTGACCGATAGGGAAAAACAAATTTTGGAACTATTGGTCAAAGGAAAAACCGTGGCCTCGCTCGCAAAGTTTTTAGATCTAAGCGAACATACCATACATGGCTACGTGAAATCCATTTACAAAAAACTACAAGTCCACAATCGCTCAGAGTTGGCTCTTAAAGTACAAGAATACTCCATCCTATAA
- a CDS encoding alpha/beta hydrolase family esterase, with translation MKTCTWSILMICILFHCKSFFSPLSNYEREGKILVDGQTRTYLMHTPKEGYKMPLPLVVALHGRLGTGSILRKQSRLDELADEKKFIAVFPDGLQRSWADGRGNSPSDRNQVNDVLFIETLVKELVAEGIVDPKSVFLMGHSNGGFMAQRLALERPKLFRAVVSVSSQLSAFLVERKKQIAFHAISIGIMAGTEDPIVPYNGGYVNDGGEILGVEDSIDRWLEWNQCDKKAIARSESIQDEGIQYSIDEFLYTQCTAETKVKLFRLQSFGHAFPGEKPFFPVRILGNYSQKINGTRLIWEYFSSFLPKPPV, from the coding sequence ATGAAAACGTGCACATGGTCTATTCTCATGATCTGCATTCTTTTCCATTGCAAAAGTTTCTTTTCACCTTTGTCAAACTATGAAAGAGAGGGCAAAATTTTAGTCGATGGGCAAACAAGAACCTACCTTATGCATACACCAAAAGAGGGATACAAAATGCCATTGCCCTTGGTCGTTGCTCTCCATGGACGCTTAGGTACGGGAAGTATCTTACGAAAACAGTCTCGTTTAGATGAGCTTGCCGATGAAAAAAAATTTATTGCCGTCTTCCCAGATGGACTCCAACGAAGTTGGGCAGATGGAAGAGGGAATTCACCTTCTGATCGAAACCAAGTCAATGATGTACTCTTTATCGAGACTCTTGTCAAAGAGCTCGTAGCAGAAGGCATAGTTGACCCAAAATCTGTTTTTCTGATGGGGCATTCGAATGGAGGTTTTATGGCACAACGATTGGCTTTGGAAAGACCCAAATTATTCCGAGCAGTTGTCTCCGTATCCTCGCAACTATCAGCATTCCTCGTAGAAAGAAAAAAACAAATTGCCTTCCATGCTATCTCTATAGGAATTATGGCAGGTACTGAGGATCCGATCGTTCCGTATAATGGTGGATATGTGAATGATGGGGGAGAAATATTAGGTGTGGAAGATAGCATTGACCGTTGGTTAGAATGGAACCAGTGCGATAAAAAAGCGATCGCTCGATCTGAATCAATCCAAGACGAAGGCATTCAATACTCGATAGATGAGTTCCTATATACACAGTGTACGGCAGAAACTAAAGTAAAATTGTTCCGCTTGCAGTCCTTTGGCCATGCATTCCCAGGAGAAAAACCTTTCTTTCCTGTCCGAATCCTAGGAAACTACAGCCAAAAAATAAATGGTACTCGCCTTATCTGGGAGTATTTTTCGAGCTTCTTACCAAAACCCCCAGTTTAG
- a CDS encoding DUF4436 family protein, whose amino-acid sequence MTSIPRLFSSNRFQLIFLLLVIIAGCYLASVRFFIKDKLDFASFTDVDVSQKKTSVVQADVRTVEIDKREAKVELRIYLADELTFNHRIDTPAEELRLISYSSNEEFIFKPKQPIRKVLITLPLVGTITDYPFDTFQANLSLGFFKKQSEIEQEGIPIVLNMNSPIASYKVEFYDKQVEDFWIDRTYGNVDRLIQVARTKSNRFVSLFIIVFMFAVGIVILVITARTLLYQKEVHIEELIFLAALLIALPAVRNTQPGIPNSGVLSDYLSYFWAVGLTALSFLTLLLYHHFFKKDGRM is encoded by the coding sequence ATGACTTCCATACCTCGTCTATTTTCCTCCAATCGATTCCAGCTGATCTTCCTATTGCTGGTGATCATAGCAGGTTGCTATTTGGCAAGCGTGCGGTTCTTCATAAAAGACAAATTAGACTTTGCCTCTTTCACTGATGTAGATGTTAGTCAAAAAAAGACATCAGTAGTCCAAGCGGATGTGCGGACAGTAGAAATTGATAAAAGAGAGGCAAAAGTAGAATTGAGGATCTACCTTGCCGATGAGCTAACATTCAACCATCGCATAGATACTCCAGCAGAAGAACTTAGATTGATTTCCTATAGTAGCAACGAAGAATTTATATTCAAACCCAAACAGCCGATTCGAAAAGTATTAATCACACTTCCACTTGTAGGAACAATCACTGACTACCCTTTTGATACATTCCAGGCAAATCTTAGTTTAGGATTTTTTAAGAAACAATCTGAAATAGAGCAAGAAGGAATTCCGATTGTACTCAACATGAACTCACCTATTGCAAGTTATAAAGTAGAATTCTATGATAAGCAGGTGGAAGATTTCTGGATAGACCGTACTTATGGGAATGTCGACAGGTTGATCCAAGTTGCGCGCACAAAAAGCAACCGTTTTGTATCCTTGTTTATCATTGTATTTATGTTTGCAGTAGGAATTGTCATTTTAGTGATAACTGCCCGTACTTTGTTGTACCAAAAGGAAGTTCACATTGAAGAACTTATCTTTTTAGCTGCATTGCTCATCGCACTCCCTGCCGTACGAAACACACAGCCAGGGATCCCCAATTCGGGCGTACTCTCAGATTATCTTTCCTATTTTTGGGCTGTTGGTCTCACAGCTCTGTCATTTCTTACCTTACTTCTTTATCACCATTTTTTTAAGAAAGATGGCCGAATGTAA
- a CDS encoding 7TM-DISM domain-containing protein, translated as MHKSFVAARFLLCVAIQLSCYRSIPSTIAPSDVIDLSTYQFGEDLPMNLFGPWELYWGKLYDPEDFQSGRVQKREKVITYFRPWTNQLNGDRKFPAQGYATYRMRIKVPASSSKRIYTIHYSHLFSASKLFINGQFVHEKGKVSENLDEIEAIRTGSYNEFEVIGDEIEIILQIANRDFFRGGPRGEFLLSTLEPMGKFKIKSIILEMFAFGLIFGAAIYHFFIFIVNRKQKAFLYFSLLCLAFLVRIPILNSKIYEYFVPIPSAHFLANLLHYNDIVSFLFGNLFLNALFQVKRMLWINYLFYIGALVSCFSPLFPSSVVFYFNVSYVSFYLLLFVLQSILFLVLNKQNQQSLYFMGFGLFVFAVLCFLAISLNFIGLQGGLYLIIAYAIYVVFQSLFMSNYFAKTVERSNQLKLQMQEEHQIALQKQRSEMQLMVHDQLGAGLTDLKVMIERKIRSQERPIFDSILPNLHNRVISILQSLRNQLLHLEDLDLIYQNFLTGVNLTLLRRYTNAGREFDFHVSETAEAHFENLKLHAEIRNYYLNIYYILYELCTNDLKYGIGESSWSIDVSSGKINIEQKNAVEENRQLSPHLKSIGNRINGLRANLSVKIEEREFHVRVEIPLPSVAKLEAE; from the coding sequence ATGCATAAATCTTTTGTAGCTGCTCGATTCCTACTTTGTGTGGCCATCCAATTATCCTGTTACCGAAGCATTCCTAGCACCATTGCCCCCTCAGATGTGATAGACCTAAGCACATACCAGTTCGGGGAGGATCTCCCTATGAATCTATTTGGACCTTGGGAGCTTTATTGGGGAAAATTGTATGATCCAGAAGATTTCCAATCGGGAAGGGTTCAGAAAAGAGAAAAGGTAATAACTTACTTTCGGCCATGGACCAATCAACTCAATGGAGACCGTAAATTCCCAGCACAAGGCTATGCAACCTATCGTATGAGAATCAAGGTTCCTGCTTCGTCATCAAAAAGAATTTATACTATCCACTACTCTCATCTCTTTTCCGCTTCAAAACTCTTTATCAATGGACAGTTTGTCCACGAGAAAGGAAAGGTAAGTGAAAATTTGGACGAGATTGAAGCAATCAGAACAGGTTCTTACAATGAGTTCGAAGTGATTGGTGATGAAATAGAGATCATACTCCAGATAGCCAATCGAGATTTTTTTAGAGGTGGGCCCAGAGGCGAATTTCTCTTATCAACTTTAGAACCCATGGGTAAGTTTAAGATAAAAAGTATTATTCTTGAAATGTTTGCTTTTGGGCTTATCTTTGGGGCGGCCATTTATCATTTTTTTATCTTTATAGTGAATCGAAAACAAAAGGCATTCTTATACTTTTCTCTATTGTGTTTAGCATTTTTGGTTCGGATTCCGATTCTTAACTCAAAAATCTATGAATATTTTGTTCCGATTCCGAGCGCTCATTTTCTCGCAAATTTATTGCATTATAATGATATTGTTTCTTTTTTATTTGGAAATTTATTTCTCAATGCTTTGTTTCAAGTTAAAAGAATGCTTTGGATCAATTATTTATTTTATATAGGGGCACTTGTCTCCTGTTTTTCTCCTTTGTTCCCTTCATCAGTTGTTTTTTATTTCAATGTCTCTTATGTTTCTTTTTATTTGCTCTTATTTGTTCTACAATCAATACTCTTTCTAGTCTTAAACAAACAAAACCAACAATCTCTGTATTTTATGGGCTTTGGGTTATTTGTTTTTGCGGTACTATGCTTTTTGGCAATCTCATTAAATTTTATTGGTTTGCAAGGCGGCCTCTATCTTATCATCGCATATGCAATCTACGTCGTTTTTCAATCTCTTTTTATGAGCAATTACTTTGCGAAAACCGTTGAAAGAAGCAATCAATTGAAATTGCAAATGCAAGAAGAGCATCAAATAGCGCTCCAAAAACAAAGATCAGAAATGCAATTGATGGTTCATGACCAATTGGGCGCAGGTTTAACAGACTTGAAGGTGATGATCGAAAGAAAAATTCGTTCACAAGAAAGACCGATTTTTGATTCCATTCTACCAAACCTTCACAACCGCGTCATATCCATACTACAATCACTCAGAAATCAACTCCTTCATCTGGAAGATTTAGATTTGATTTATCAAAATTTTTTAACAGGTGTCAATCTTACTTTGCTTAGGCGATATACAAATGCTGGGAGGGAGTTTGATTTTCATGTATCGGAAACAGCTGAGGCACATTTTGAAAACCTTAAACTCCATGCAGAGATTCGAAATTATTATTTAAATATATACTATATCCTATATGAGCTCTGTACAAATGATTTAAAATATGGTATAGGTGAATCATCATGGTCTATTGATGTAAGCTCAGGAAAGATCAATATAGAACAAAAAAATGCAGTAGAAGAGAATAGGCAATTGTCCCCCCATTTAAAGAGCATCGGAAATCGTATCAATGGTTTGCGGGCAAATCTTTCAGTCAAAATTGAAGAAAGGGAATTTCACGTGAGAGTGGAAATTCCCCTTCCTAGTGTAGCAAAACTAGAGGCAGAGTAA
- a CDS encoding adenylate/guanylate cyclase domain-containing protein, with protein sequence MLTLSEQMQADQAWIYFWDMLPWAIPSFFTFLISLSFVGIGFFALKRFRDKVQLIAFMVFCLGYASYGLLLASRSLIVDKEVLLFWNRLGYLGFTLITPAAALLSYTIMNRRYKILLGSFWLGIAIEIIVYWAVFTGNDLKNEWFEYSFGNYPIGKLPLKIWASYGIFCILGLWIPSAIFFYKQDRKGFLDVKYLSVSLIAIGFLLILTSPSLLGYPVYPVSTFSFVPLLVMGYGLFHSDFLNINELLFKQQFLFKILNGIIIVGLILLSALVAIFLPPSEHIVPYQKPYFLIPLFSMVCVFALGIYIAGSRPDQKINMIAASSLLLAGSFTIVMVVMKLSLPDLVSRRIEQIFYTAFVFTPNIHIRLCYLSIKAERPRYFRYIDFISFILCGVVWTPYFFGGFFQNTFGKISEAGIGLQVFGVQGAIAMTLLLLHWKKLGTSKTDALGKYVVYSILLGDLMIISNLPATLGYQWYTIGELQFLPAIILAVGIIKFGIISIRGEATKIASQMSLLILLFVLISMSFYWMNLAKTFTWLVALSHTLLVSSPIALAFYMVSFIFFRPTVVKIDQSVLDLAAQKVETERAFFEAEAIRKEIQEINHLTHLINSQLNIKMIVNEIAKYVLVKHGIKTLWLFLPDEQNKSLKSFEIDTIVEAKKEAMEFAKNLVIPLSEEGGIAYSVWMRKNSLYLPKIKKFAFDFDRKIIENTGAKSILHIPLVVQDKSVGLFTFSNSTEEMRLSRKEITSLENLCAQVAGVINRVYLLRETEKQKADTTALNQLLKSLNENIDLDVIMEKVHQYVSENFGIEYYSLLLPEEGKDYLRIVNVKIPEFVSEFDKKRLLDMKIPTFGRSGAHSMVLRSKKVVFFTQGVGNFDRLFSEDDQFGMGALKLKHIIFIPMVLRGKIIGVLDLSNSEKELRPSEEDLTRLSILGEQLAGIIYISKLFKELQIAKELAENEKRKNEKLLLNILPAEIAEELKEKGATEPILYENVSVMFTDFKGFTQIAETLSPQELIRDLDACFIQFDKITERYKLEKLKTIGDSYMCAGGIPKRNKTHAIDSVLAALEIQSFMNLMKQIKEEQGFPFWELRLGIHSGPLVAGVIGEKKFAYDVWGDTVNTASRMESSGQTGKINISGTTYDMVKEYFDCEFRGQVSAKNKGEVAMYYVNGLKAEFSSSEDFRIPNQRFWEEYAKIDGSFESVA encoded by the coding sequence ATGTTGACTCTCTCTGAACAGATGCAGGCAGACCAAGCTTGGATTTACTTTTGGGATATGCTTCCCTGGGCAATTCCAAGTTTCTTTACTTTTTTGATTAGCCTCAGTTTTGTAGGCATTGGCTTTTTTGCCTTGAAGCGTTTCCGAGATAAAGTGCAACTCATTGCCTTCATGGTCTTTTGCCTTGGCTATGCGTCTTACGGACTTTTACTCGCTTCGAGATCCTTGATTGTTGATAAAGAGGTTCTTCTCTTTTGGAACCGCTTGGGCTACTTAGGTTTCACATTGATCACACCCGCAGCTGCTTTGTTATCCTATACAATCATGAACCGACGGTATAAGATTTTACTTGGGTCATTTTGGTTGGGGATAGCGATCGAAATCATAGTGTATTGGGCTGTCTTCACAGGAAACGACCTCAAGAATGAGTGGTTCGAATACTCTTTTGGAAACTATCCCATTGGAAAACTTCCTCTAAAAATTTGGGCGAGTTATGGTATTTTTTGTATCTTAGGACTTTGGATCCCTTCGGCTATCTTTTTTTACAAGCAGGATCGAAAGGGATTTTTAGATGTAAAATACCTATCTGTCAGCTTGATTGCTATCGGATTTTTACTGATTTTAACTTCACCAAGTTTACTCGGATACCCAGTCTATCCTGTGAGTACATTTTCTTTTGTCCCACTACTCGTGATGGGATATGGCCTTTTCCACTCAGACTTTCTAAATATCAACGAACTATTATTTAAACAGCAATTTCTATTCAAAATTCTAAATGGAATTATCATTGTGGGACTTATCCTACTTTCTGCCTTAGTGGCTATTTTTCTTCCACCTAGTGAACACATTGTACCTTATCAAAAGCCATATTTTTTAATTCCACTTTTTTCAATGGTCTGTGTTTTTGCACTCGGGATCTATATTGCTGGAAGTAGGCCAGACCAAAAGATCAATATGATTGCGGCCTCTTCTCTTTTGCTCGCTGGATCATTTACTATTGTTATGGTTGTTATGAAATTGAGTTTGCCTGATTTGGTTTCGAGAAGGATAGAGCAGATTTTTTATACTGCCTTTGTTTTCACCCCAAATATCCATATTCGACTCTGTTACCTTTCTATTAAAGCAGAGAGACCACGTTATTTTCGTTATATAGATTTCATTTCTTTCATCCTTTGTGGAGTCGTATGGACTCCATATTTTTTTGGCGGTTTTTTTCAGAATACTTTTGGAAAAATATCTGAGGCAGGCATAGGCTTACAGGTTTTTGGAGTGCAGGGAGCTATTGCGATGACACTACTTTTGTTGCATTGGAAAAAACTTGGGACAAGTAAAACGGATGCCTTAGGAAAATACGTTGTCTACTCAATCCTATTGGGTGATCTTATGATCATTTCTAATTTGCCTGCAACCTTAGGATACCAATGGTATACGATCGGTGAATTGCAATTTCTCCCAGCGATTATCCTTGCTGTGGGTATCATAAAATTTGGTATCATTTCGATCAGAGGGGAGGCAACAAAAATTGCGAGCCAAATGTCTTTACTTATCCTTCTGTTTGTACTCATTAGTATGAGCTTTTATTGGATGAATTTAGCCAAAACCTTCACGTGGCTAGTAGCACTTTCCCATACTCTCTTGGTTTCTTCACCAATTGCCCTTGCCTTCTATATGGTTTCCTTTATTTTCTTTCGTCCAACAGTCGTCAAAATTGACCAGTCTGTTTTGGATTTGGCGGCACAAAAGGTGGAAACAGAAAGGGCATTCTTTGAAGCTGAAGCCATTCGCAAGGAAATCCAAGAAATCAACCACCTAACGCATTTGATAAATTCCCAGCTGAATATCAAAATGATTGTAAATGAAATCGCAAAGTATGTCCTTGTGAAGCATGGAATTAAAACTCTTTGGCTATTTTTACCAGATGAACAAAATAAATCCCTAAAAAGCTTCGAAATTGATACCATTGTGGAAGCAAAGAAAGAGGCCATGGAATTTGCAAAGAACTTAGTCATTCCTTTAAGTGAAGAGGGTGGTATTGCCTATTCTGTTTGGATGCGAAAGAACAGTTTGTACTTACCTAAAATTAAAAAATTTGCCTTTGATTTTGATAGGAAAATAATAGAGAATACAGGCGCCAAATCAATTCTCCATATTCCACTCGTAGTACAAGATAAGAGTGTAGGTCTATTTACCTTTTCCAATTCTACCGAAGAGATGAGGCTAAGTAGAAAAGAAATTACATCCTTGGAAAATCTTTGTGCTCAAGTAGCAGGGGTAATCAACAGGGTTTATCTATTGCGAGAGACAGAAAAGCAAAAGGCAGATACGACAGCTCTGAATCAATTGCTGAAAAGTTTAAATGAAAATATAGATCTAGATGTGATTATGGAAAAGGTTCATCAGTATGTTTCTGAGAATTTTGGAATCGAATATTACTCTTTATTATTACCAGAAGAAGGTAAGGATTACTTACGAATTGTGAATGTAAAGATACCAGAGTTTGTTTCTGAATTTGACAAAAAAAGACTCTTAGATATGAAAATTCCAACATTCGGAAGAAGTGGCGCTCACTCCATGGTACTACGGAGTAAAAAAGTTGTCTTCTTTACCCAAGGTGTAGGAAACTTTGATCGTTTATTTTCGGAAGATGATCAATTTGGTATGGGAGCATTAAAATTGAAGCATATCATTTTTATCCCAATGGTTCTTAGAGGAAAGATCATCGGAGTACTCGATTTATCCAATTCGGAGAAAGAGTTACGTCCTTCAGAAGAAGATCTAACACGACTTTCTATATTAGGCGAACAATTGGCGGGAATCATTTATATTTCGAAGCTTTTTAAAGAACTTCAGATTGCAAAGGAGTTAGCAGAAAATGAAAAGCGAAAGAACGAAAAATTATTACTAAATATTTTGCCAGCAGAGATTGCCGAAGAGCTTAAAGAAAAGGGAGCCACAGAACCAATCTTATACGAAAATGTATCGGTAATGTTTACAGATTTTAAAGGGTTTACTCAGATCGCAGAAACACTATCTCCACAAGAGTTAATTCGTGACCTAGATGCCTGTTTCATCCAATTTGATAAAATAACAGAACGTTACAAATTAGAAAAGCTGAAGACCATCGGTGACAGTTATATGTGTGCTGGGGGCATCCCAAAGCGTAACAAAACACATGCTATTGACTCAGTTCTAGCCGCATTAGAAATCCAATCCTTTATGAATTTGATGAAACAGATCAAAGAAGAGCAAGGCTTCCCCTTTTGGGAATTGCGACTCGGGATTCATTCTGGACCTCTTGTTGCCGGAGTCATTGGCGAGAAGAAATTTGCCTATGATGTTTGGGGGGATACAGTCAATACAGCCTCTCGTATGGAATCTTCTGGACAAACAGGAAAAATCAATATCAGTGGCACGACCTATGATATGGTCAAAGAATATTTCGATTGCGAGTTTAGGGGACAAGTCAGTGCCAAAAACAAGGGAGAGGTTGCTATGTACTACGTAAATGGATTGAAGGCTGAATTCTCCTCTTCCGAAGACTTTCGGATTCCCAACCAAAGATTTTGGGAAGAATACGCTAAAATTGATGGAAGTTTTGAATCGGTGGCATAA
- a CDS encoding M16 family metallopeptidase: MLRKFKLTLLVAMSIVHLSCDRLLSFLSDPFYVYEYQLENGLKVFLSVNKHQPVVKSSILVSVGSANDPEDATGLAHYLEHLMFKGTSQLGTIDYQKEKPYLDKIESLFETYRKTSDPKERSKLYAEIDTLSLEASQFVVPNEFSRMQAMLGIVDANAFTSQDRTFYVATVPANQIENFLRLEYERFKDPVFRTFHTELESVFEERNLRVADAKSQLFRQYDQAMFPKHPYGEKSPIGTDEHLKNPSIQRIHSFFKEHYIPSKMAICMSGDINPEEVYSQIKQTFGELPSKESKEDTQPEWKPLEKDLKISIPSPQKHFLFGIRIPKKNPKIVASTEGVSLLLSNGYNGLLEESLYYTQKANHITTFINEWKDYLVLTIWIDPNPGLSLAEAKKQLVDAIKKIESSELPNEMYEGLNYNRQIYLTQKKDDNDFRIREMSEAFLAGWSRSDLDQKFSAIKQSNANDLAEFTKEYIEQNIVSIETFSQNPKFDFIEKPPISKLQFSKVEESNFKKQFSFEPSYQIEPEFADFDRNIKFKQYPNGNQFIYQKNAENSLYRFKILIPEGAWISPHIDLSINYWKQLGTDLYTVGALSTKFYLWGTEIKMQRLGDDIEITLQGEDEHFIPSFQLLEHSIKSVTSSKDVFDSIVDYQQRSDKMILQDENEINSALNEFALHGDKSYRFFQSNRSDLLSFKSSQAIDHLKSLLKQKLIITYYGNVDFDTLEKKVFSEYFQSKGTFDTHSLSQKAWREEPKSKFYILSRSRPHIELNFFAPFRLKEEHLASSFFLYNTLHAGLSSPFFLTMREQTGNAYSAFSYIIDPEKKKDPALWYVNLACQADKLSNCLEDANASLRKLEISEKRFSEAKQSALLVASLTKKSNVYLIDEFIRAQYAEVTEDVDKLRFDSLSKIEWKDFIDFTKKLNDATFFQIALIGDAKRLDRPTLQRYGELETVSERKILGK, translated from the coding sequence ATGCTGCGCAAATTCAAGCTTACACTTCTTGTCGCAATGTCTATCGTCCATCTTTCCTGCGACAGACTGCTCTCCTTCCTCTCAGATCCTTTTTATGTGTATGAATACCAATTAGAAAACGGACTAAAAGTATTCTTAAGTGTAAACAAACACCAACCTGTCGTGAAATCCTCTATCCTCGTTTCTGTTGGATCGGCCAATGATCCCGAGGATGCGACTGGCCTTGCTCATTATTTAGAGCATTTGATGTTTAAAGGTACAAGTCAGTTGGGCACGATTGATTATCAAAAGGAAAAACCTTATTTAGACAAAATCGAATCCCTCTTTGAGACGTACCGCAAAACAAGTGATCCAAAAGAACGTAGCAAACTCTACGCCGAGATTGATACACTTTCTTTAGAGGCTTCCCAATTCGTTGTGCCAAACGAATTTTCCAGAATGCAAGCAATGTTAGGAATTGTGGATGCCAATGCCTTTACATCTCAGGATAGAACCTTCTACGTTGCGACAGTGCCCGCAAACCAAATTGAAAACTTCCTACGATTGGAATACGAAAGATTTAAGGACCCCGTCTTTCGAACCTTCCATACTGAATTGGAATCCGTGTTTGAAGAAAGAAATTTGCGAGTTGCCGATGCCAAGTCCCAGCTGTTCCGCCAATATGACCAAGCTATGTTCCCCAAACATCCCTATGGAGAAAAATCTCCAATCGGAACAGATGAACATTTGAAAAACCCATCCATACAGAGGATCCATTCCTTTTTCAAAGAGCACTACATTCCCTCTAAGATGGCGATATGTATGTCGGGAGATATCAATCCAGAAGAGGTTTATTCCCAAATCAAACAAACATTTGGTGAGCTTCCCTCAAAAGAATCAAAAGAAGATACTCAACCTGAGTGGAAACCTCTGGAAAAAGATCTCAAAATTTCCATCCCCTCACCCCAAAAACATTTTTTATTTGGAATTCGCATTCCCAAAAAGAATCCTAAAATAGTAGCAAGTACGGAAGGTGTATCCCTTCTTCTTTCCAACGGTTACAATGGACTTTTAGAAGAAAGTCTTTATTACACCCAAAAAGCAAACCATATCACAACCTTCATCAATGAATGGAAGGACTATCTTGTCCTGACCATTTGGATAGATCCTAATCCAGGCTTGAGTTTAGCTGAGGCCAAAAAACAACTAGTAGATGCAATCAAGAAAATAGAATCTTCGGAATTGCCGAACGAGATGTACGAAGGTTTGAATTACAATCGTCAAATTTATTTGACTCAAAAAAAAGATGATAACGACTTTCGAATACGAGAGATGTCGGAAGCATTTTTGGCAGGTTGGAGTCGAAGCGATTTAGACCAAAAATTCTCCGCTATCAAACAATCCAACGCAAATGATCTGGCCGAGTTTACAAAAGAATATATAGAGCAAAACATTGTTTCCATAGAAACTTTTTCACAAAATCCCAAATTTGATTTCATTGAAAAACCTCCCATCTCCAAATTACAATTCAGTAAAGTTGAAGAGTCCAACTTTAAAAAACAATTTTCTTTCGAACCTTCATATCAAATAGAACCTGAATTTGCAGATTTTGATCGAAATATTAAATTTAAACAATACCCAAATGGAAATCAATTTATCTACCAAAAGAATGCAGAGAATTCCCTCTATCGATTTAAGATTTTGATTCCAGAGGGAGCTTGGATTAGCCCACATATAGATCTCTCCATTAATTATTGGAAACAACTGGGAACTGACTTGTATACAGTTGGGGCGCTATCTACAAAATTTTATCTTTGGGGAACAGAGATCAAAATGCAGAGATTAGGTGACGACATCGAAATCACACTCCAAGGAGAGGATGAACACTTTATCCCTTCTTTTCAATTACTAGAGCATTCTATCAAATCTGTAACATCTTCAAAGGATGTATTTGATTCCATCGTAGATTATCAGCAACGCTCAGACAAGATGATCCTACAAGATGAAAACGAGATCAATTCTGCACTAAATGAATTTGCCCTACACGGAGACAAAAGCTATCGGTTCTTTCAATCAAATCGCTCAGATCTACTTTCGTTTAAATCCTCCCAAGCGATTGACCACCTAAAGAGCCTTTTGAAGCAAAAATTGATCATTACTTATTATGGAAATGTAGACTTTGATACTCTGGAAAAGAAGGTCTTTTCAGAATACTTCCAATCAAAGGGAACCTTTGATACTCATAGTTTAAGTCAAAAAGCTTGGAGAGAAGAGCCCAAATCTAAATTTTATATTTTAAGTAGAAGTCGACCCCACATTGAACTCAATTTTTTTGCTCCTTTCCGTTTAAAAGAGGAGCATCTCGCCTCTTCTTTCTTTCTTTACAACACCTTACATGCGGGTCTATCGTCTCCATTCTTTCTCACCATGCGAGAACAGACAGGAAATGCGTATTCGGCTTTTTCCTATATCATAGATCCAGAAAAAAAGAAAGACCCTGCTCTCTGGTATGTAAACTTAGCCTGCCAGGCAGACAAACTTAGCAATTGTTTAGAGGATGCAAACGCTAGCCTACGAAAACTGGAAATCAGCGAAAAACGCTTTTCGGAAGCAAAACAGTCTGCTTTGTTAGTTGCCAGTCTCACAAAAAAATCAAATGTTTATTTGATTGATGAGTTCATTCGCGCGCAGTATGCAGAAGTCACAGAGGATGTTGACAAACTCAGATTTGATTCTCTTTCAAAGATTGAGTGGAAAGATTTTATCGACTTTACAAAAAAATTAAATGATGCTACTTTCTTTCAGATAGCGCTCATAGGCGATGCAAAGCGTTTGGATCGTCCCACATTACAAAGATATGGGGAGCTTGAAACTGTATCAGAAAGGAAAATTTTGGGGAAATAG